One Mycolicibacterium fallax genomic window, TGAGCTGCCCGCCGCCACCCTGGCCCGCTACCTGATCGGCGGCATCGCCTTCCACGAGGTGCCCGCCGAGGTCGCCGGGCCGTTCCTGCGCACCTTCGCCGAGACCGAGCCCGCCGGGTTCGTCATCGCGCTGCTGCCCAACACCCAGTTCATGCGCGACAACTCCTCCTGGGTCTTCCAGGGCGTCACGCTCAACCCGATGTATTGGCCGGCTCGCCAGCAGGAGACCCTGCTGACCACCGCGGTGTACAACTTCCACCCCGCCTTCGCCGGGGAGCAGTTCAAGGTGTGGCTGGGCAACCTCGACGGCCAGACCTACAACCACGGTGCCACCACCCTGGAGGGCGGCGACGTGATGCCGATCGGCAACAACACCGTCGTCGTCGGCATGGGCGAACGGACCTCCCGCCAGGCCATTGCGCTGTTGGCGCGCAGCCTGTTCCAGGCCGGGGCGGCCGAGCGGGTGATCATCGCCGTGCTGCCCAAGACCCGCTCGGCGATGCACCTGGACACCGTGTTCACCTTCTGCGACCACGACGTGCTCACCGCGTACGCCCCGATCATCGACGGGGTCAAACCGATCTCGCTGCGCCCCGACGACAGCGAGCCCGGCGGCATGAGCGTCACTCCCGAGCGCAAGGGCCTGACCGACGTGATCGGCGATGCGCTCGGGGTGAAGTTCAATGTCGTTGCCACCGCAGGAGATATCTACGGCATTCAGCGCGAGCAGTGGGACGACGCGAACAATGTCGTCGCCCTGGAGCCCGGGGTGGTGATCGGCTACGACCGCAACACCCTGACCAACACCGCGCTGCGCAAGGCCGGTATCGAGGTCATCACCATCGACGCCAGCGAACTGGGCCGCGGCCGCGGCGGCGGTCGCTGCATGACCTGCCCGATTCTGCGCGACCCCGCCTACTAGTCCCCCGCACCCAAGGAAGCCGACCATGCCGTTCAACATCCGCAACCGCAACCTGCTCTCACTGGTCCACCACAGCGAGCGTGACCTGCTCTATCTGCTCGATCTGGCCCGAGACCTCAAGCGCGCCAAGTATTCCGGGTCGGTCCGGCACAGCCTGGCCGGCAAGAACATCGCGCTGATCTTCGAGAAGACCTCCACCCGCACCCGGTGCGCCTTCGAGGTCGCCGCCTACGACGAGGGCGCGCACGTCACCTACATCGACCCGACGTCGTCGCAGATCGGGCACAAGGAGTCGATGAAGGACACCGCCCGGGTGCTGGGCCGGATGTACGACGCGATCGAGTACCGCGGGTACGGCCAGGACGTCGTCGACGAACTGGCCAAATACGCCGGCGTGCCGGTGTTCAACGGCCTGACCGACGAGTACCACCCCACCCAGATGCTGGCCGACGTGCTCACCATGACCGAGCACTGTTCGCGCCCGATGCACGAGATCTCCTACGCCTACGTCGGCGACGGACGCAACAACATGGGCAATTCGCTGCTGCTGGTCGGGGCCAAGCTCGGGATGAACGTGCGCATCGGTGCGCCCAAGCACCTGTGGCCGACGCCGGAACACATCGCCATGTGCGAGGACTTCGCCCGCGAATCCGGCGCGCTGCTGCTGATCACCGACGACCCGCTGGAGGCCGTCAAGGGCGTCGACTTTATCCACACCGACGTGTGGGTGTCGATGGGCGAGCCGATCGACACCTGGGGCCCGCGGATCGCCGAACTGATGCCCTACCAGGTCAACAGCGCGCTGCTGGCGGCGTCGGGAAACCCGAGGGTGCGGTTCATGCACTGCCTGCCCGCGTTCCACAATTCCGAGACCAAGGTCGGCGCGCAGATCGCCGCGCAGCACCCGGAGCTGGCCAACGGCATCGAGGTCACCGAGGACGTGTTCGAGAGCCCGGCCAACATTGCCTTCGAGCAGGCCGAGAACCGGATGCACACCATCAAGGCCGTCCTCGTCGCGGCGCTGGCGTAGGGCCCGGCGTGCGCATCGTCATCGCCCTGGGTGGCAACGCCCTGCTGCAACGCGGTCAGCCGATGACCGCGGACAACCAGCGGGCCAACATCCGGATCGCCGCCGAGCGCATCGCCGCGGTGGTACCGGGCAACGAGATCGTGGTGGCGCACGGCAACGGGCCGCAGGTCGGCCTGCTGGCGCTGCAGGCGGCGGCCTACACCGAGGTCGCGCCGTATCCGCTGGATGTGCTCGGCGCCCAGACCGACGCGATGATCGGCTACGTCATCGAACAGGAACTGGGCAACCTGCTGCCCGAACACCAGCAGCTGGCCACCATGCTGACCATGATCGAGGTGGACCGCCGCGATCCGGCGTTCGCCAACCCGACCAAGCCGATCGGGCCGGTCTATGACCGGGAGACCGCCGAGCAGCTGGCCGCGGCCCGCGGCTGGTCCATCGCCCCTGACGGCGACAAGTTCCGCCGGGTGGTGGCCAGCCCGAAGCCGAAGCGAATCTTCGAGATTCGGCCGATCCGCACCCTGGTGGAGAGCGGGGTGGTGGTGATCTGCGCCGGCGGCGGCGGCATCCCGACCATGTACGACGAGAACAACGATCTGCAGGGCGTGGAGGCGGTGATCGACAAGGACCTCGCCTCGGCGCTGCTGGCCGAGGAACTGGGCGCCGATCTGCTGGTCATCGCCACCGACGTCGACGGCGTGTACCTCAACTGGGGTCAGCCCGATCAGCAGCGGCTGGGCGCGGTCACCGCCGATGACCTCGACGGGCTGGAGCTGCCCGCCGGATCGATGGGACCCAAGGTGGCGGCCGCCACCGGCTTTGCCCGGCGCACCGGCAACGAGGCGGTGATCGGCTCGCTCACCGACATCGCCGACATCGTCCGCGGCAGCGCGGGCACCCGGGTGCGGGCGTAGCGCCTTCCTTCCGCCGGTGCGGGGCCTGTTGGTGCCTCCCCTCTCGCCGAGCGCTCAGCCTGCCTCGCCTCCCGCCGAGCGCTCAGCTGTGTACACCGACGCCGGTGTGTCGCGCGCACAGGTGAGCGCTCGCCGCAGTTGCCGGCCCCGCAGCCTGGTGGCCCCGCGGCCGCTGCCCCCGCAGTTGCCGCCCCCGCCGCACAGCAGCCGGAGCCCCGCGGTCACAGCCGTGAATGCGGTTGATAACAAGGCCATCACGCCGCGCGCCGAGCCCATTTCCGCCCCCACCGCGCTGTTAGCTTTGCCGACGGTACGGCAATGGGAGGTCAGGACCGGTGAAGCGGACACTCACGCGACGAGCGACACGAACACTTTCGCTGACCGCCGCCGCCGCGCTGGCGGTGGCCGGGCTGCTGGCCCCGACCGCGGGCGCCTACTCCCGGGCCGGGCTGCCCGTCGAGGTGCTGCAGGTGCCGTCACCATCGATGGGCCGCGACATCCCCGTCCAGTTCCAGGGCGGCGGCCCGCACTCGGTGTACCTGCTCGACGGGTTGCGCGCCCGCGACGATGCCAACGGCTGGGACATCGAGACCGCAGCATTCGAATGGTTCCACGACTCCGGGCTGTCGGTGGTGATGCCGGTCGGCGGCCAGTCCAGCTTCTACACCGACTGGTACGAGCCCGCCAAGGGCAGCGCG contains:
- a CDS encoding ornithine carbamoyltransferase encodes the protein MPFNIRNRNLLSLVHHSERDLLYLLDLARDLKRAKYSGSVRHSLAGKNIALIFEKTSTRTRCAFEVAAYDEGAHVTYIDPTSSQIGHKESMKDTARVLGRMYDAIEYRGYGQDVVDELAKYAGVPVFNGLTDEYHPTQMLADVLTMTEHCSRPMHEISYAYVGDGRNNMGNSLLLVGAKLGMNVRIGAPKHLWPTPEHIAMCEDFARESGALLLITDDPLEAVKGVDFIHTDVWVSMGEPIDTWGPRIAELMPYQVNSALLAASGNPRVRFMHCLPAFHNSETKVGAQIAAQHPELANGIEVTEDVFESPANIAFEQAENRMHTIKAVLVAALA
- a CDS encoding arginine deiminase; the encoded protein is MPDTEARVGVWSEIGKLRRVLVCQPDLAHQRLTPDNSAELLFDDVIWLAQARRDHFDFVSKMVDHGIEVLDLQDCLATVLADPTARAWVLDRRLTDFLVGPNIRRELRPWLDELPAATLARYLIGGIAFHEVPAEVAGPFLRTFAETEPAGFVIALLPNTQFMRDNSSWVFQGVTLNPMYWPARQQETLLTTAVYNFHPAFAGEQFKVWLGNLDGQTYNHGATTLEGGDVMPIGNNTVVVGMGERTSRQAIALLARSLFQAGAAERVIIAVLPKTRSAMHLDTVFTFCDHDVLTAYAPIIDGVKPISLRPDDSEPGGMSVTPERKGLTDVIGDALGVKFNVVATAGDIYGIQREQWDDANNVVALEPGVVIGYDRNTLTNTALRKAGIEVITIDASELGRGRGGGRCMTCPILRDPAY
- the arcC gene encoding carbamate kinase, whose product is MRIVIALGGNALLQRGQPMTADNQRANIRIAAERIAAVVPGNEIVVAHGNGPQVGLLALQAAAYTEVAPYPLDVLGAQTDAMIGYVIEQELGNLLPEHQQLATMLTMIEVDRRDPAFANPTKPIGPVYDRETAEQLAAARGWSIAPDGDKFRRVVASPKPKRIFEIRPIRTLVESGVVVICAGGGGIPTMYDENNDLQGVEAVIDKDLASALLAEELGADLLVIATDVDGVYLNWGQPDQQRLGAVTADDLDGLELPAGSMGPKVAAATGFARRTGNEAVIGSLTDIADIVRGSAGTRVRA